A window of the Streptomyces luomodiensis genome harbors these coding sequences:
- a CDS encoding thioester reductase domain-containing protein — MPMPTPNEQKLAAYLKRVTEELRRTRDRLAERESGDDDPIAVVSMACRYPGGVRTPEDLWRLVRDGGDAIGDFPDDRGWDLADLAARCDTTRGGFLDGAGDFDAALFGMTPREALATDPQQRLLLEVAWEAVERAGIDPAALRATPTGVFAGFAGQTYTDMDTGPDELRGYLLAGSAASVASGRVAYTLGLHGPAITVDTACSSSLVALHLAAQALRNGDCTLALVGGVTVMSAPGAWIEFSRQQGLAVDGRCKSYGAGADGTGWSEGVGVLLVEKLSDARRLGHPVVGVVRGSALNQDGASNGLTAPSGPAQERVIRAAWADAGITGADVDVVEGHGTGTRLGDPIEAQALLATYGRDRGDRGPLWLGSLKSNIGHTSAAAGVGGVIKMLLALRYGAVPRTLHADEPTTVVDWSAGAVRLAVHEQPWPHVPGRVRRAGVSSFGISGTNAHVIIEEPSAADAGPAPVVETPHTSVLPLAVTAATPGGLRNQLHRLRDHLTAVPDGALTDVAYSLATTRAVLPYRAVVSGRSTADLLPGLTAAAGDAPEPAARRRRVGVVFSGQGAQWAGMGSGLSAAFPLFARVFADVCGRFSPELAEAVATGEGLDRTTFAQPALFAYQVALFRLVESWGVRPSVVAGHSVGEIAAAHVAGVLSLDDAVALVGERARLMQELPAGGVMVAVAAPEERVRALLTEEVAIAAVNGPESVVVSGAQAAVGAVVAGLGDVRHRRLRVSHAFHSPLMDPMLDAFGAVVRELRLAAPAVPLVSGVTGRMADPEEVTDPGYWVRHVREPVRFADAAAAMSAAGVDTFVEVGPDAVLTGMLADVPVAVALGRRGGDEAAVAVTGLGRLFAAGVPVDWEGFFADRGARPTDLPTYAFDHRRYWQAARRGADRSATGHPLLTSAVEDPESGRVTLTGRLTGAGTPATVWVEAALRAADEVDCTTVETLAVDAVPPARGGLQLQVTVAAPGADGRRDLRVHARPSEGGAWTRYAHGTLSPTPAVPPPAVPPPAADGACTVDGDDAERYILHPGLLSAATGHRPVLRWRGVRVYTAGADAARVAPTPPGGPGLLLTDAAGRVIAAADEVTYGDPPPVLPADGLHRVVWTPVVLPAAEGPVPPGTHVAATDPLHRVLDVAQRSLADGPPGTPLAVVTRGAVAVDGQAPSDAAPVWGLLRSAQSEHPGRFVLVDVDESATEVPPSLLAAVAASGEPQVAVRGSRVLVPRLAPAAAPTGTPHWPTDGTVLITGGTGALGAEVARHLAARHGVRHLTLTSRSGLRAAGAASLVEELAALGAHATVETCDVGDRAALAAVLERIPADRPLRAVVHAAGVLDDGAFTALTPQRLETVLRPKADAARHLDELTRGHDLTAFVLFSSVAGTFGGPGQANYAAANTALDAIAQRRAAAGLPAVSVAWGPWTVADGGMSAAADLRRVAREGFGTISAEHGMAMLDAAVAAAASLVVACPIDLDTVRGQVPVPPLLRGLARRGARHPAGESASPMALADELAALPPAERRARVLHLVRARTAHLLGLTGPDAVRADASFPELGFDSLSSVQLRNQLDAASGLRLPPGLIFDHPTPRSVADRLLRDLQPAAPDGEAPAGAGRTTDDFAADTVLPADIRPATTTVEAVADPGEVLLTGATGFVGAFLLRDLMRTTRARVRCLVRGTDRDDALRRLADNMRWYEVWDEVDTGRLDVVVGDLARDRLGLTAEQFDDLARSVDLILHAGAHVNWLQPYAALKAANVDGTAELLRLAARHRTVPLHHISTTGVFARPVTPGVPLRPDDPTGPPEELRTGYTQSKWVAEQLLGQARERGLPVTVHRVDLVSGDQRRGACQTRDFVWLSVKGMVQARAVPAGLGGSFHLVPVDYVSAAVLALARRPDTAGRTFHLSGRTPVGFADIVAHLRSFGHELTELDRAAWHDKVVADRGNALLPLLESFEAVSGPGATDVYLAMDSSATDAALADTGIVRPEPTRELFRRYDEFFTRTGYFPR, encoded by the coding sequence ATCCCGATGCCCACCCCCAACGAGCAGAAGCTCGCCGCCTACCTCAAGCGGGTCACCGAGGAGCTGCGGCGTACCCGGGACCGCCTCGCCGAACGGGAGTCCGGTGACGACGATCCGATCGCCGTGGTGTCGATGGCCTGCCGGTACCCGGGCGGTGTCCGCACCCCGGAGGACCTGTGGCGGCTCGTCCGCGACGGGGGCGACGCGATCGGCGACTTCCCCGACGACCGCGGCTGGGACCTGGCCGACCTCGCCGCCCGCTGCGACACCACTCGGGGTGGATTCCTCGACGGCGCGGGCGACTTCGACGCCGCGCTCTTCGGCATGACGCCCCGCGAGGCGCTGGCGACCGACCCGCAGCAGCGCCTGCTCCTCGAAGTCGCCTGGGAAGCGGTCGAGCGCGCGGGCATCGACCCGGCCGCGCTGCGCGCCACCCCCACCGGTGTGTTCGCCGGCTTCGCCGGCCAGACCTACACCGACATGGACACCGGCCCGGACGAGCTGCGCGGATACCTGCTCGCCGGCAGCGCGGCCAGCGTGGCCTCCGGCCGCGTCGCCTACACCCTCGGCCTGCACGGCCCGGCGATCACCGTGGACACCGCCTGCTCCTCCTCGCTGGTCGCCCTGCACCTCGCCGCTCAGGCCCTGCGCAACGGCGACTGCACGCTCGCGCTCGTCGGCGGCGTCACCGTCATGTCCGCCCCCGGCGCCTGGATCGAGTTCTCGCGCCAGCAGGGTCTCGCGGTCGACGGGCGGTGCAAGTCGTACGGGGCGGGCGCGGACGGTACGGGCTGGTCCGAGGGCGTGGGCGTGCTGCTGGTGGAGAAGTTGTCGGACGCGCGTCGGCTCGGGCACCCGGTGGTGGGTGTGGTGCGTGGTTCGGCGCTGAACCAGGACGGCGCCTCCAACGGGTTGACGGCCCCGTCGGGTCCCGCCCAGGAGCGGGTGATCCGGGCGGCGTGGGCGGACGCGGGAATCACCGGCGCGGATGTCGATGTGGTGGAGGGGCATGGGACCGGTACCCGGCTCGGCGACCCCATCGAGGCGCAGGCGCTGCTGGCCACGTACGGCCGGGACCGCGGCGACCGGGGCCCGCTCTGGCTGGGCTCGCTGAAGTCCAACATCGGCCACACCTCCGCCGCCGCCGGGGTCGGCGGCGTCATCAAGATGCTGCTCGCCCTGCGGTACGGGGCCGTGCCGCGCACCCTGCACGCCGACGAGCCCACCACCGTCGTGGACTGGTCGGCCGGCGCCGTGCGGCTCGCCGTACACGAGCAGCCCTGGCCGCACGTGCCCGGCCGGGTGCGGCGGGCGGGGGTGTCGTCGTTCGGGATCAGCGGCACCAACGCACACGTGATCATCGAGGAGCCGTCCGCCGCCGACGCCGGGCCCGCGCCCGTTGTGGAGACGCCGCACACCTCCGTCCTGCCACTCGCCGTCACCGCCGCCACCCCCGGCGGGCTGCGCAACCAGCTGCACCGGCTGCGCGACCACCTCACCGCCGTCCCCGACGGCGCCCTGACCGATGTGGCGTACTCGCTCGCGACCACCCGCGCCGTCCTGCCGTACCGCGCGGTCGTGTCCGGCCGGTCGACGGCGGACCTGCTGCCCGGCCTGACCGCCGCCGCCGGCGACGCCCCCGAACCGGCGGCCCGCCGACGCCGGGTGGGTGTGGTGTTCTCCGGCCAGGGGGCACAGTGGGCGGGCATGGGCAGTGGCCTGTCGGCGGCGTTCCCGCTGTTCGCCCGGGTGTTCGCGGACGTGTGCGGGCGGTTCTCGCCGGAGCTCGCCGAAGCGGTCGCGACGGGGGAGGGGCTGGACCGCACCACGTTCGCGCAGCCGGCGCTGTTCGCCTATCAGGTGGCGCTGTTCCGGCTGGTGGAGTCCTGGGGGGTGCGGCCGTCGGTGGTGGCGGGGCACTCGGTGGGTGAGATCGCGGCGGCGCATGTGGCCGGGGTGTTGAGCCTGGACGACGCGGTGGCGCTGGTGGGCGAGCGGGCCCGGCTGATGCAGGAGTTGCCGGCGGGCGGGGTGATGGTGGCGGTGGCGGCGCCGGAGGAGCGGGTGCGCGCGCTGCTGACGGAGGAGGTGGCCATCGCGGCGGTCAACGGGCCGGAGTCGGTGGTGGTCTCGGGTGCTCAGGCGGCGGTGGGGGCCGTGGTCGCGGGGCTGGGGGACGTACGGCACCGGCGGCTGCGGGTGTCGCACGCCTTCCACTCGCCCCTGATGGACCCGATGCTCGACGCCTTCGGCGCGGTGGTGCGCGAGCTGCGCCTCGCCGCACCGGCCGTGCCGCTGGTCTCGGGCGTGACGGGGCGTATGGCGGACCCGGAGGAGGTGACGGACCCGGGGTACTGGGTGCGGCATGTGCGCGAGCCGGTGCGGTTCGCGGACGCCGCGGCGGCGATGTCGGCGGCGGGGGTGGACACCTTCGTGGAGGTGGGCCCGGACGCGGTGCTGACGGGGATGCTGGCCGACGTGCCGGTGGCGGTGGCGCTCGGCCGCCGCGGCGGCGATGAGGCGGCGGTCGCGGTGACCGGCCTGGGCCGGCTGTTCGCGGCGGGTGTGCCGGTGGACTGGGAGGGCTTCTTCGCGGACCGCGGTGCGCGCCCGACCGACCTGCCCACCTACGCCTTCGACCACCGCCGTTACTGGCAGGCCGCCCGGCGCGGCGCCGACCGCTCCGCGACCGGGCATCCGCTGCTCACCTCGGCCGTCGAGGACCCGGAAAGCGGGCGCGTCACGCTGACGGGGCGGCTGACCGGCGCCGGCACACCCGCGACGGTCTGGGTCGAGGCGGCTCTGCGCGCCGCCGACGAGGTCGACTGCACCACCGTGGAGACCCTCGCCGTCGACGCCGTCCCACCCGCGCGCGGAGGGCTCCAGCTCCAGGTCACGGTAGCGGCGCCGGGCGCCGACGGCCGCCGCGACCTGCGCGTCCACGCCCGCCCCTCGGAGGGTGGCGCGTGGACCCGGTACGCCCACGGCACCCTCAGCCCGACGCCGGCCGTACCACCCCCGGCCGTACCGCCCCCGGCCGCGGACGGCGCGTGCACCGTGGACGGTGACGACGCGGAGCGCTACATCCTCCACCCTGGGCTGCTGTCCGCCGCGACCGGCCACCGGCCCGTGCTCCGCTGGCGGGGCGTGCGCGTCTACACCGCGGGCGCGGACGCGGCACGCGTCGCACCCACCCCGCCCGGCGGGCCCGGCCTGCTGCTCACCGACGCGGCCGGGCGAGTGATCGCCGCCGCGGACGAGGTCACCTACGGCGATCCACCCCCGGTGCTCCCGGCGGACGGCCTCCACCGGGTCGTGTGGACCCCGGTGGTCCTGCCCGCCGCCGAAGGGCCCGTCCCGCCGGGTACGCACGTGGCTGCCACGGATCCGCTGCACCGCGTGCTCGACGTGGCCCAGCGCAGTCTCGCCGACGGGCCCCCCGGCACCCCCCTCGCCGTTGTCACCCGCGGCGCGGTGGCGGTGGACGGGCAGGCGCCGTCGGACGCGGCCCCCGTCTGGGGCCTGCTGCGCTCCGCCCAGTCCGAGCACCCCGGCCGGTTCGTCCTGGTCGACGTGGACGAGTCCGCCACCGAGGTCCCGCCGTCGCTCCTGGCCGCCGTCGCCGCCTCCGGCGAGCCGCAGGTGGCCGTGCGCGGCAGCCGGGTCCTGGTGCCCCGGCTCGCCCCCGCCGCGGCGCCCACCGGGACGCCGCACTGGCCCACCGACGGCACCGTGCTGATCACCGGTGGCACCGGCGCGCTGGGCGCCGAGGTGGCCCGCCACCTGGCGGCCCGGCACGGCGTACGGCACCTGACGCTGACCAGCCGCAGCGGCCTGCGCGCCGCCGGCGCCGCGTCCCTGGTCGAGGAGCTGGCCGCGCTGGGCGCCCACGCCACCGTCGAAACCTGCGACGTCGGCGACCGGGCGGCACTCGCCGCCGTCCTGGAGCGGATACCCGCCGACCGGCCGCTGCGCGCGGTCGTGCACGCGGCCGGCGTCCTGGACGACGGCGCGTTCACCGCGCTCACCCCGCAGCGCCTGGAGACGGTCCTGCGCCCCAAGGCCGACGCGGCCCGGCACCTGGACGAGCTGACACGCGGTCACGACCTCACCGCGTTCGTGCTCTTCTCCTCCGTCGCCGGGACCTTCGGCGGCCCCGGGCAGGCCAACTACGCCGCCGCCAACACCGCGCTCGACGCCATCGCCCAGCGCCGGGCCGCCGCCGGGCTGCCTGCCGTCTCGGTGGCGTGGGGGCCGTGGACGGTGGCGGACGGGGGCATGTCGGCGGCGGCCGACCTGCGCAGGGTCGCCAGGGAAGGCTTCGGGACGATCTCCGCCGAGCACGGCATGGCCATGCTGGACGCCGCGGTCGCCGCCGCGGCCTCCCTGGTGGTGGCCTGCCCGATCGACCTGGACACGGTCCGCGGGCAGGTTCCGGTCCCGCCCCTGCTGCGCGGGCTGGCCCGCCGCGGCGCCCGCCACCCGGCGGGGGAGTCGGCATCACCCATGGCGCTCGCCGACGAACTGGCCGCCCTGCCGCCCGCCGAGCGCCGGGCGCGCGTCCTGCACCTGGTACGGGCCCGGACCGCCCACCTCCTGGGCCTGACCGGCCCGGACGCCGTGCGCGCCGACGCGTCCTTCCCCGAGCTGGGCTTCGACTCGCTCAGCTCCGTCCAGCTGCGCAACCAGCTCGACGCCGCCTCCGGGCTACGGCTGCCACCCGGCCTGATCTTCGACCACCCGACCCCGCGGTCCGTCGCCGACCGGCTGCTGCGCGACCTGCAGCCCGCCGCACCCGACGGCGAAGCACCCGCCGGCGCAGGCCGGACGACGGACGACTTCGCCGCCGACACGGTCCTCCCCGCCGACATCCGGCCCGCCACCACCACCGTCGAGGCCGTGGCCGACCCCGGCGAGGTCCTGCTCACCGGCGCCACCGGCTTCGTCGGCGCGTTCCTGCTGCGCGACCTGATGCGTACCACCCGCGCCAGAGTGCGCTGCCTGGTCCGCGGCACCGACCGGGACGACGCACTGCGCCGTCTGGCGGACAACATGCGCTGGTACGAGGTGTGGGACGAGGTCGACACCGGCCGCCTCGACGTGGTCGTCGGCGACCTCGCCAGGGACCGGCTGGGCCTGACGGCGGAACAGTTCGACGACCTCGCCCGGTCGGTCGATCTGATCCTCCACGCGGGCGCCCACGTCAACTGGCTCCAGCCGTACGCCGCGCTGAAGGCCGCCAACGTCGACGGCACCGCGGAACTGCTGCGCCTCGCGGCCCGCCACCGCACCGTCCCGCTGCACCACATATCCACCACCGGCGTGTTCGCCCGGCCGGTCACCCCCGGCGTTCCGCTGCGCCCCGACGACCCGACCGGGCCGCCCGAGGAGCTGCGGACCGGCTACACCCAGAGCAAGTGGGTGGCCGAGCAACTGCTCGGCCAGGCCCGCGAACGGGGGCTGCCGGTCACCGTCCACCGGGTCGACCTGGTCTCCGGCGACCAGCGGCGCGGCGCCTGCCAGACCCGCGACTTCGTGTGGCTGAGCGTCAAGGGCATGGTGCAGGCCCGCGCCGTCCCCGCCGGCCTCGGCGGCAGTTTCCACCTCGTGCCGGTGGACTACGTCAGCGCCGCCGTGCTCGCCCTGGCCCGGCGGCCCGACACCGCGGGCCGCACCTTCCACCTGTCCGGCCGGACCCCGGTCGGCTTCGCCGACATCGTGGCGCACCTGCGGTCCTTCGGCCACGAGCTGACCGAGCTCGACCGCGCAGCCTGGCACGACAAGGTCGTCGCCGACCGAGGCAACGCGCTGCTGCCCCTGCTCGAATCGTTCGAGGCCGTCTCCGGCCCCGGCGCCACCGACGTGTACCTCGCCATGGACAGCTCCGCCACCGACGCGGCGCTCGCGGACACCGGCATCGTCCGGCCCGAGCCCACCCGGGAGCTGTTCCGCCGGTACGACGAGTTCTTCACCCGCACCGGCTACTTCCCCCGGTGA
- a CDS encoding HAL/PAL/TAL family ammonia-lyase: protein MLTPTRRRTGLRDVSLDGHDLAVEDIVTLARRPGTRTVALSPEAAARIAASNAMKHTLIDAGTPIYGVTSGFGDSSARQISQRKTDHLQDNLVRFLSAGTGPLAQDDVVRATMAVRANCLARGVSGVRPELITALIGMLNADILPRIPERGSVGASGDLVPLSYLAAALTGRGTVRHAGEDKPAAQALAECGLTPVTLEAKEGLALVNGTSFMSGFAVLALHDARELAFAADLCTALTSQVLLGNPSHFAPFLFEAKPHDGMVASAAAIRAMLTGDTMPDPLLRRPDGDFGELERPIQDHYSVRCAPHVTGVLRDTADWAHRWLTVEVNSANDNPLFDVAAGTVRNGGNFYGGHVAQAMDALKTAVASVGDLLDRQLELIVDEKFNNGLTPNLIPHLGPDAFEAGLFHGFKGMQITASSLAAEALKWTMPAASFSRSTEAHNQDKVSMGTIAARDARSVVELVQRVAAVHLIALCQAADLRGLDVLSAPTRTAYDAVRGLSAFLDRDRPLDTDIERVATLIASGELRTRVELDLQTRGAETGEAAR from the coding sequence ATGCTCACACCCACCCGACGGCGGACCGGACTGCGCGATGTGTCCCTCGACGGACACGACCTCGCCGTCGAGGACATCGTCACCCTCGCCCGGCGCCCCGGCACCCGGACCGTCGCCCTGTCCCCCGAGGCGGCCGCGCGGATCGCGGCGTCCAACGCGATGAAGCACACCCTGATCGACGCCGGCACCCCGATCTACGGGGTGACCTCCGGATTCGGCGACAGCAGCGCCCGGCAGATATCCCAGCGCAAGACCGACCACCTCCAGGACAACCTGGTCCGCTTCCTGTCCGCGGGCACCGGCCCGCTGGCCCAGGACGACGTCGTACGGGCCACCATGGCGGTCCGCGCCAACTGCCTCGCCCGCGGTGTCTCCGGAGTGCGGCCCGAGCTGATCACCGCGCTGATCGGCATGCTCAACGCGGACATCCTGCCCCGTATCCCGGAGCGTGGCTCGGTCGGCGCCAGCGGCGACCTGGTGCCGCTGAGCTACCTCGCCGCCGCCCTGACCGGGCGCGGCACGGTACGGCACGCGGGCGAGGACAAGCCCGCGGCACAGGCCCTCGCCGAGTGCGGCCTGACCCCGGTGACCCTGGAGGCCAAGGAGGGCCTCGCCCTGGTCAACGGGACCTCCTTCATGTCCGGCTTCGCCGTCCTCGCGCTGCACGACGCCCGGGAGCTGGCCTTCGCCGCCGACCTGTGCACCGCGCTGACCAGCCAGGTGCTGCTCGGCAACCCCTCGCACTTCGCCCCCTTCCTGTTCGAGGCCAAGCCGCACGACGGCATGGTCGCCAGTGCCGCCGCCATCCGGGCGATGCTCACCGGCGACACCATGCCCGACCCGCTGCTGCGCAGGCCCGACGGCGACTTCGGCGAGCTGGAACGCCCCATCCAGGACCACTACTCGGTACGCTGCGCCCCGCACGTCACCGGCGTCCTGCGCGACACCGCCGACTGGGCGCACCGGTGGCTGACCGTCGAGGTCAATTCCGCCAACGACAACCCCCTGTTCGACGTGGCCGCCGGCACCGTGCGCAACGGCGGCAACTTCTACGGCGGCCACGTCGCCCAGGCCATGGACGCACTGAAGACCGCCGTCGCCAGTGTCGGCGACCTGCTGGACCGGCAGCTGGAACTGATCGTCGACGAGAAGTTCAACAACGGCCTCACGCCCAACCTCATCCCGCACCTGGGTCCCGACGCGTTCGAGGCCGGCCTGTTCCACGGGTTCAAGGGCATGCAGATCACCGCCTCGTCGCTGGCCGCGGAAGCCTTGAAGTGGACCATGCCGGCCGCCTCGTTCTCCCGCTCGACGGAGGCGCACAACCAGGACAAGGTGAGCATGGGCACCATCGCCGCCCGTGACGCCCGCTCGGTCGTCGAACTGGTCCAGCGCGTCGCGGCCGTCCACCTCATCGCCCTGTGCCAGGCGGCCGACCTGCGCGGCCTGGACGTCCTCAGCGCGCCGACCCGTACGGCGTACGACGCGGTGCGCGGCCTCAGCGCGTTCCTGGACCGCGACCGGCCGCTGGACACCGACATCGAACGCGTCGCCACGCTGATCGCCTCCGGCGAGCTGCGTACCCGGGTCGAGCTCGACCTTCAGACGCGGGGCGCGGAGACCGGCGAGGCGGCCCGGTGA
- a CDS encoding AMP-binding protein: MNAPVAPYAEVSCEERPDGSRILRVGEELKDHPPTLAHALRHWAAAEPDRVLAAERDGEGWRTLTYGAAAEAAAALGQAYLDRGCGPGAPVLLLSGNSLDHLLLTLACHLTGVPAAPVSVAYSLRSTDLARLRSLAALVRPGAVYAEDGELFRRALVAAADAAGTSPVTLVSRRPGAGDVTVDALRRTAVTGAVRRAQDALTPDTVAKILFTSGSTGTPKGVLNTHRMLCANQQMLRQIWPFLADEPPVLTDWLPWSHTFGGNHNLNLALCNGGSLFIDDGTPLPDAFPRTLDALRRMPPTVVVNVPAGYTQLAQALESDPGLARRVLSRARIILYAGADLPDALRRRLRAVARAATGRDIPVVSSWGATETGPAATSTWGGVRDGIGIPLPGVELKLAPAGGRAEIRVRGASVTPAYLGAEVSDALDEDGYYRTGDAARLLDPGGDARRGIAFDGRIAEDFKLATGTWVAAGRLRNALLSAAGVLSDAVLVGGDRPYVAAIAWPALGRANELLGTDAADTAELLGDDGLRDHLAATLAALNAGKGAASSVARLALVAEPPSIDNGEITDKGYLNQRAVAERRAEVVDLLYAEPPDPARVVTAGDRPGAAASGR; the protein is encoded by the coding sequence GTGAACGCGCCCGTGGCGCCGTACGCCGAGGTGTCCTGCGAGGAACGCCCCGACGGCAGCCGGATCCTGCGCGTCGGCGAGGAGCTGAAGGACCATCCGCCCACGCTCGCCCACGCGCTGCGCCACTGGGCCGCCGCCGAGCCGGACCGGGTCCTCGCGGCCGAGCGCGACGGCGAGGGCTGGCGCACCCTGACCTATGGCGCCGCCGCCGAGGCCGCCGCCGCCCTCGGCCAGGCGTACCTGGACCGGGGGTGCGGCCCCGGTGCCCCGGTCCTGCTGCTGTCCGGCAACTCCCTGGACCACCTGCTGCTGACCCTCGCCTGCCACCTCACCGGCGTACCGGCCGCACCGGTCAGCGTGGCCTACTCGCTGCGCAGCACCGACCTGGCGCGGCTGCGCTCCCTCGCCGCCCTGGTCCGCCCCGGGGCGGTGTACGCCGAGGACGGCGAGCTCTTCCGCCGCGCCCTGGTGGCGGCCGCCGACGCGGCCGGCACCTCGCCCGTGACCCTCGTCTCGCGGCGGCCGGGTGCGGGGGATGTGACCGTCGACGCCCTGCGTCGCACCGCCGTCACCGGCGCGGTGCGGCGCGCGCAGGACGCGCTGACGCCGGACACCGTCGCGAAGATCCTTTTCACCTCGGGCTCCACGGGCACCCCCAAGGGAGTGCTCAACACCCACCGGATGCTGTGCGCCAACCAGCAGATGCTCCGGCAGATCTGGCCGTTCCTGGCCGACGAGCCGCCCGTACTGACCGACTGGCTGCCGTGGAGCCACACCTTCGGCGGCAACCACAACCTGAACCTGGCGCTGTGCAACGGCGGCAGCCTCTTCATCGACGACGGGACACCGCTGCCCGACGCGTTCCCCCGCACCCTCGACGCGCTGCGCCGGATGCCGCCCACCGTCGTCGTCAACGTACCGGCCGGCTACACCCAGCTCGCCCAGGCGCTGGAGAGCGACCCCGGCCTCGCCCGGCGCGTGCTGTCGCGCGCCCGGATCATCCTCTACGCCGGGGCCGACCTGCCGGACGCGCTGCGGCGGCGGCTGCGGGCCGTGGCCCGTGCGGCGACCGGCCGCGACATCCCCGTGGTGTCCTCGTGGGGCGCCACCGAGACCGGGCCCGCGGCGACCTCCACCTGGGGCGGGGTGCGCGACGGCATCGGCATTCCGCTGCCCGGCGTCGAGCTGAAGCTCGCCCCGGCCGGCGGCCGGGCCGAGATCCGGGTGCGCGGCGCCTCGGTCACCCCCGCCTACCTGGGCGCCGAGGTCTCCGACGCGCTCGACGAGGACGGCTACTACCGCACCGGCGACGCGGCCCGGCTGCTCGACCCCGGCGGCGACGCCCGCCGCGGGATCGCCTTCGACGGCCGGATAGCCGAGGACTTCAAGCTCGCCACCGGCACCTGGGTCGCCGCCGGCCGGCTGCGCAACGCGCTGCTGTCGGCCGCCGGGGTGCTTTCCGACGCCGTCCTCGTCGGCGGCGACCGGCCCTATGTCGCCGCCATCGCCTGGCCGGCGCTGGGCCGGGCCAACGAACTGCTCGGCACCGACGCCGCCGACACCGCGGAACTGCTCGGCGACGACGGCCTGCGCGACCACCTCGCCGCCACCCTGGCCGCGCTCAACGCGGGCAAGGGCGCCGCCTCGAGCGTCGCCCGGCTGGCCCTGGTGGCCGAGCCACCGAGCATCGACAACGGCGAGATCACCGACAAGGGCTACCTCAACCAGCGCGCCGTGGCCGAGCGCCGCGCCGAAGTGGTCGACCTGCTCTACGCCGAGCCCCCGGACCCGGCACGCGTGGTCACCGCGGGGGACCGGCCGGGTGCGGCGGCGTCCGGTCGGTGA